TCTCTCATAGATGAAGTTGAAGACCGTTTGAACTCCAAGCTCCACTCTTGTTGTGCCGAGCTTAAGCATTCTATCGATTTGTCTTTCCATAGCCCAATCCGGCCTTGTTTCAATGGTTAATCCCACCATTCTGACCTTTGCCTTCTCGTTCTTTCTCTGCTCTTCCTCAAGGTAATAGTAGCGCTTTGAGTGAGTTCTCTCCCATGCTTTTTTGAAGAGAGGGTCTTCGTCAATTTCACCAAAAAGAACTGCCTTTCTAATTTTCTCTTCAAGGTTCTCGATATCCTTAAAGTAGGGAAAATCGTTCATGGCTTTGAATGCCTCTTTTATGAACCACTCTTGATAGTCCAAATCAACAGCAGGAAAAGTTCCGCCCTGTATAATGACCTCAACTTTATCTATGTCATGACCGATATCATAGAGCTGCTTCAAGCGGTTCATCATTATGAGGTAGGGATGATAAGCATTCTGAAGAGCTCTCAAAGCAGAAGGCTCTTTTCCGGTGTAGCTTTGAGGGGAGCCCTCACTTGGGCCCCCGGGGCAGTAAATGCACCTTCCATGGGGGCATGGAAACGGCTTCGTCATCATCGCCACAACGGCCACTCCACTTATGGTTCTTGTTGGCTTCTTCTTGAGAAAGTCCTTGAACCTCTCCCTCTCTTCTTTCTTCATTACCCTAAGAATGTCGGAATTGGTAGGAATTCTTGAGAGATGGTACTTAGCGGCGATTTTAACCTTAAACCTATTGAGCTCTCTCCTATCCTTAATCTCGCCTGAAATTACCGCCCTTGCAATTTCCTCGCAGGCTTTTCTATATTTTTCTTCCATTCCCATCACGTTCATTAAGATAGTACGGGCATTTAAAAGTCTTCACCTGAAAATGTTTTAAGCATCGAAGAGTAATGACTTCGGTGAACAAAAATGGTGGAAAGGGAGAAAGTTGTCGCGTTCCTTGATGAGTATTTAAGCATAAATTCTTTTCCCGATAAATCCCGAAATGGACTGCAGGTTGAGGGAAAAGAGGAGGTAGAAAAGATTGCCTTTGCAGTTGATGCCTGCATGGATACCTTTGTTAAAGCCAGAGCTCTGGGAGCGGATATGCTGATAGTACATCATGGCCTAATATGGGGAGGGATAGAGTACGTAAGGGGGCTTGTGCAGAAAAGGCTTAAGTTTCTTCTTGAAAATGAGATGAACCTCTACGCCGCCCATTTGCCCTTAGATGTTCACCTTGAAGTAGGAAACAATGCACAGCTTTTGAAGCTCTTAGGTCTGGAGCCAGAGGAGCCCTTTGGAGAGTACAACGGAATAAGCATTGGATACATTTCGGAATTTGAGGAACCAAAGCCTCTGCCTCTAGTTGCCCAGATACTCGTGGAAAAGCTGAAGACCGAGTATGTAAAAGCCTATGAATTTGGAGTAGATGAAATAAAAAGCGTTGCCGTGGTTAGCGGCAGGGGAGGGTTTGCTATACCGGAGGCAATAGAGAGAGGTGTTGACCTCTTCATAACCGGAGAATTTTTGCACGATGACTATCACGCAGCCAAAGAAGGGAGACTAACCGTTATAGCGGCAGGACATTATGCCACAGAAACCCTCGGCGTTAAAGCCTTAATGCCCATCCTAAGAGAGAAATTTGGGGTCAAGACTGCCTACATTGACAATCCCACAGGTTTATAATAAGGTCAAAAATTCTTTTGCCATATCTCCAATGTTTTCCGGGGAAACAACCTCAACTTCCACTCCGAGCTCTTTGAGATACCCCTTTACCCAGCTGTTCTTTAGGGGTTTACTCTTGAAGGGATAAACCACCCAGAGGTGCTTAAAGCCGGCACGATGGGCCTTTATTGCATTGTAGAGAATCCTCTGCTTTATCCATTTGTAGGAGTTCTCAAACTCAATTGCCAGAATTTTCTCTTCTCCTCTCAAAATTGCAAGGTCTATTCTTGCGTTATCCACTGTGGAAAACTCTTTAACGGCTTTAAAACCCATTTCCTCCACAGTTTTACTTAATTCTTCAGTGAGAGCTTTTATTTTAATCTTGAACCCTCCAAAAATTTGAAAAAATTAAAGGGCTTTTTTAAGCTCCTCCAGAGATTCCTTAGCCTTCAGAACGTTCTTTATCTTTCCTTGGGCGAGGTCTTTCTTACCTCCACCGCCTCCGCCTGCAACCTTTGTGATTATCCTTATCAAATCACCGGCTTTGTGTGGTATTTCATCACCAACGCTGACCACAACGGCTTTGCTGTCTTCACTTATCAAAGCAACAACCCTTTTTGGTTTCTTGAGACTCAAAGCCGCTTCTCTCAGATGGTCTATATCACCCTCAACCACCGCCCCAATGAACTCAATCTCTCCTATTTTCTCAACTTTGCCCTCGAGCTCATAGACTAAAAGCTTCGCAAGTTCTTTGTTGAGCTTCTCCACTTCTTTCCTTGCTTGCTTCCATTCTTCAAAGAACCTCTCTGCGGTCTCCGGCAGTTTCTCTGGAGAAACTTTAAATACGTCACTCGTTTTGCTTAATATCTCCCTTTCCTTTTGCCATTCCTTGACAGTTGCCTCACCACATGTGAATATTATCCTCTCAACTCCATCCTGTATTCTCTCCGTCCTAAGTATCTTTATTGGACCTATTAGGCCCGTTCTGGGTAAGTGGGTACCACCGCATGCCTGCACATCCCAGTCTTTAATGTTCAAAATTCTGATTATCCTTCCCGGCACCACTCCTCCCTGATAAAGCCTAAAGCCATACTTTTGCTCCGCCTCGGTTCTTGGCAGCCATTCCCATTTTACTTCCCTGTCTTCCATTACAACCCTGTTAGCCAAGAGTTCTATCTCCTTGAGCTCATCCTCACTGATGCGCTTGTAGTGAGCTATATCCAGCCTAGCCCAATCGGTGCTTAATTGTGAACCGGCCTGCCAGACGTGTTTTCCGAGAACCCTGACAAGGGCTCCCATGAGGACGTGAGTACCGGTGTGGTGCCTCATGTGCTGTATTCTCCTCTGCCAGTCAATTTTTCCGTGAACGGTGTCTCCTTCTTTGAAAGCTTCAGGCTTCTCCACCTTGTGGAGGATTACTTTGCCAACCTTCTGGACATCGAGCACTTTAATCCCGTTGAGCTCGCCCAAATCACACGGCTGACCTCCACCTTCGGGATAAAATGCGGTCTGATCCAAAACCACCCAGTCGTCTATTACCCTAAGCACTTTTGCATCAAACTCCTTCATAAACGGATCTTCATAGTAGAGGGTTCTCGTATCTGGCAAGTTTTGAACGAGCTCAAAGTCCACCACCTTTTTTTCCTCCTCTTTTTTGGCAGTCTTTTCAGCCTCTTTGGCAACTAAGCTGTAGAAGTTGTCCGGAACCTTGACCTTTATGCCTTCTTTCTCCGCAATCTCCCTGACGATCTCAGGTGTTAAGCCGTGGCTTTCGTAGAAGAGGATAAGCTTCTCGAGGGGGAGTTCGTTAATGCCTTGTTTTTTAAGCTTCTCGATTTCTCTCTTGACCAATCCGCTCCCTCTGTTTAGGGTCTCTGCGTATTTCTTTTCTTCAACGTCGACAATATCAAGAACGACATCCTCCATTTCCTTGAACTCTGGGAATGTTCTATGTAGCTCTTTGATGTGCATTGCAACTATCTCGCTGAGAGGAATCTCCAAACCCAATTCCCTGAGGTGTCTTATGCTCTTTCTTATAAGCAGTCTGGCAAGGTAACCAGCTTTAACGTTAGAGGGAACAACACCATCAGCGAGCATGAACGTTAGGGCTTTTGTGTGGTCGGCTATTGCGTATATCAGTTCATAAGGCCTTACAAGCCTCGTAAGTTCATCTGCATCAATTCCAACTCTCTTTGCAACTGTCTCCCTCAATACTCTCAAATCACCCATATCTTCAATATCAAACATTCCCGCTAATTTTGAGTTTTCCATGAGGATTCTGTTGTCTATTTTTTCAATTCCAGCCATCTTTTTAAGGGGCTCAATAACATAGCCCAGCACTGCATCATATGCCGTTGGAGTGCCTTGGCTCATCCACACAAGCCTCTCAAGGCCGTATCCAGTATCAACTACCCTTGTATCCATCGGGACATACTTATCTCCCTTAATCTCAACAACCTGAGAGGGATCAGCGTCTGAAGGGGCTAGCTTATACTGCATGAACACCAAGGTGGCAACTTCTAAACCGCGGTAGAGCACCTCAAAAGCCGGACCAGCGTTTCCTCCACCAGCCCAGGGGTTCTCCTTGAAGGTTATATCCTCTCCTTTCATCCCCAAATCCTTGGTGAAAAATTCGTAGGCATATTCAACGGTCTCATCCATCCAGTAAATCGGTTTACCCGGATAGTTGAAAGCATGGTGTGCCATCATTTCAAATATCGTGAAGTGCCTGCCAGTTATTCCAACGTTGTCTATGTCGGTAAACCTTATTGATGGCTGGCTTATCGTGAGCGGATTTGCCGGGGGATCGGCTTCACCGCTTATGACCCACGGCTGAAAGTCCATAATTGATGCCCCAACGAGGAGCACATCGTCTCTCCATCTGGGTAAAACGGGATAGCGTTTTACTCTTCCGTGTCCCCTTCTCTCGAAAAAGCTCAGGAACTTCTCACGCATCTCATCGAGGGTATACTTCTTTGGAATACCCGGGTTCCCTATGAATTCGTACTCATCACATGGAGGATCCCCACAGGTTTCTCTATCTGGGTCAAGCGTCCAGAAAGGCTTTCCACAGACCTTGCAGGTTTTTCTTATCCAGCCTTCTTCCTTAAACATCCTCGTACTCATGTCCATGATCATCACCATCCTTAAGTCTAACCTAAAAGTTGCTTTTCATATTAAAAAGTCTTTGTCTGAAGAAGTGTTCACAGATTGTTTTGAAATTATTTGTCTATCTCCACGTCTTCAAACTCATCTTCATTTATGACAACAAAGGGAATTTTCATTTTTTTAAGCATCTCAATGAGCTGCTTGTGAGTTTTTTCCAGCATTTCTATTTTGTGTCTCAGGCTTTGGTTCTCGATATAGAGGCTCGTTGCCTCCTTGGCTTTCATGTTGAGCTGGGCCTTTAACTCAATTATCTGTTCCTCCAGCTCAACAACAGAGCGCTCAAGCCGTTCTATTTCTTCATAGAGGTCTTTGCATAGTATCCTTTTTATCATAACGGTCAGCCCCGCGAAACTTCCTCACAAATCAGGGGGCTCCAGACTCATCATTCCGTTTTTACTTTATAGACCCAATTTATTTTAACCTTTTGTCGCTGAGAATCAAGATATAAGAACTCAAATAGCATAGTATTCAGGCCTTCTATCTTTGAAGATGTCATTGAGCTCGTTAAGCTTCTTGTCCCTTGCCTCCTCGATGTTTATCTCAACAACCCCAACTTCCTCCTTATCCTCGCTTGCCCTGAGCAGGATTTCAGCCTTCGGTGAGTTTATCTGGCTCATGCCTATGAACCTTAACCCCCTCTCCTCCCCGATTCTGTTTGCCGTTATGCTGAACACCCTGTTTTCGAGGCTCCTTATTGGCATCGCTCTTGGAGCATAGGGAAGAACCAGATTGGCCGGATGTGCAACTATGTCAGCTCCCTTAAGGGCAAGCGTTCTCATTGACTCCGGGAAGAACCAGTCAAAGCATATCATAATTCCCACTTTTGCAATACCTATGTTGAAGACGTGAAAGCCGAGGTTTCCAGGCTCAAAGAAAAGCTTCTCCCTGTAGAAAAGGTGAACCTTGCGGTATTTTCCAATGTAACCCCATCCTATTGGTCCCACAATGACAGCGGAATTGTAGAGTCTCCCCCTCTCATCTTTCTCAGCGGTTCCAGCGACTATGAACGCTTCATGCTCCCTTGCCTGCTCAACAAGAAATTGGGTTGTTTCTCCATCTGGAATCTGCTGGGCTATCTCCTCCACTTCTTCTTTCGTTTCAAAATTGTAACCCGTGTCAAAAAGCTCTGGAAGAACAATGAGCTTTGCACCTTGTCTTGCGGCCTCCCCAATTAATTTTTCAGCTTTGCTGAGGTTGGCATTAAGATCCAAAAGCTTTGGCTCCATCTGAACAAATCCGACTTTCATTTCAATCCCTCCTTAATGTTTTAGGATTTTGGCGGTTAATAACTTAACGAACACCCTTTTTGTCCAAGCCAAGAGCTGTAGAAAGAAAAATTAAAATTACACAATTTTTAAGAGTTTTAAAAAGTCTAAAATTGCTGGAATAACCCTAAAGCCGAGAATTTCCTCTTTAGATATCACAATCTCACCAAGAAGCTTTTTATTGTTCATTACAGCGATATAGGGGTGCGATAACTATTTATAAGGCCCTGACAAGAGACAAATCTCTGCTTGACCAGATTTTCCCTTAATCTCCTTTATTTTGTTCTTTTTGTCTTTGCTATTTTCTAATCCCTTTTGATGGAAAAGCTTAAAAACCAAGCAAAGTGAGCTTAGTCTGGAACGATTATCGGGGTGATGATCATGAAGAGGAGACCAAGGAAATGGAAAAAGAAGGGAAGAATGAGGTGGAAATGGATTAAAAAGAGAATCAGGAGACTAAAGAGGCAGAGAAAGAAGGAGAGAGGTATAATCTGATTTTTCTTCAATCTTTATATCTCTTTTACGTGATTATCATGAAGAACTTCTCCTATGACAGCCTCTCCCTTGAATTGAAAACATCTTTCGGAAGGACCCTTGTTCTTGCGGATCCCCACATAGCTTTTGAACTTTCGAGGGGACTAAGGGTAAGAACAAAGTTCGAAAAAAACCTTGCGGAGTTTATAAAAGAGAAAGATCCGGAGCTGGTGATTATTCTAGGAGACATAAAAGAGCCCCTCGGAATGAGTAGATTTGTCAAAAAGCTCCTGATGGAATTCTTTTCTGAGATTGCGGAATATAGCATTGTCATAACAAAGGGAAACCACGATGGAAAGATAGAAGAAGTTACAAAGGAATTCAGAAATGTAAATGTAGTCAGTCATTTTCTCCTTGATGATATACTTTTCCTCCATGGACACCAGAACCTTCCGGAAGTTGAGTTTGAGAAAGCTTTTCTGGGGCACATTCACCCTGCGATCAGCTTGAGGATTGGAGGGAACATTAGAAAAGTCAAGTGCTTCTTTAAAGTTGGGGATTTTCTGATTTTGCCCACGGTAAATCCCTACATAGAAGGGTTCGATGTGAGGGAGGGCATAAAAATGATTCCATTTTTGAAAGATTCTTCATCGGGAGAGGCTTTTCTTGGAGACGGAACCTATATTGGTAAGATTGAGCTAAACCGTAAGGCTTAAAATGTATGAAGCTAAATGTTCATAGGTGTGAGAGAAAGATGGGGGATGTGTACGATAAGATCGAGGGACTCTTGAGGACATTGGGATTCAAGAAAAACGAACTTAGGATATACCGTCTGCTCTTGGAAAAGAAAGCCCCCATGAGGATAACTGAAATAAAAGAGGAGCTTGGAATAAGCGAGAGAAGTGTTAGGGAACACGTCCTCAACTTGTACAAGAGGGGAGTTCTTAAGAGGGAGCTCATTCAAAGAGGCTGGCTTGGCTATGTTTATTCCGCAGTCTCACCTTCTGAGCTTCTGGCAAAACTTAAGGAAAATGTTGTCAAAAAGATAAATGAAATTGAGAAAGAACTAAAAAACGATGATATCTAAAGCTCTTAATATCTCAACCGCTTTCTCCAGCTTTTCTTTCTCAAACTTCCCGTACTCCTCTTCCAGAGCCTTAAATGCCTCTTCTTTTGGCATTATCTCCCCAAGCATTAACAGCTCATGGAGCAGAACACTTATTTTTCTGTCTTCCAATATTTTTCCCAGCTCTTCCCCCTTCTTCTCGTCAATCTGCTTTATCGATCTTGGATGTATAATGCCTTTTTTAGTCCACTTTAGCCAAGGTTCAAAGGCAAACTCGTGTCCCATGTTTAGCCCCAGGAACTTAGAATCCCTCGACAGCCCAAGCATAACCAACTTTTCTGCCACTTCAAGATCCCCTTCAATGCTGAGCTCTCCGAGATACTTCATTGTAAAACCTCTGGCGAATCTCTCAAGTTCCTCTCTCTTTCCTTTTGCAAGGGCTAGGGCAGTAGCTAGTACCGCCCTTCCTATTATTTCAAGGCTTTCTTTGCTTATCTTCTCAACACTGTCCTCGCTTGAGTGATAAAACCTGTCGGGCCAGGTTATGGGCATTACGCTTGGAATTCCAAAGAAGTTGAATACATCATGATCGCTTCCAGGCTCGTAAGGATAACTTTTGGCCTTCATTTTTGGCAGAGGGCTCCCTCCAAAGCTCTCTCCTTCAGAATTTGCAAGAGCAATATAATACTCCAGAATTCCGGAAACAACTGAAAACCTTGACAATGGCGTTCTAATTATCATTATCGTCGAGTTAGCTCTGTCTTCACTTCCTCCAACCATGTCAAGGTTTATTGCCACGTAGTAATCGTCGAGCCTTGCATATTTCTCTATAAAAGCCTGCGTTCCATAATGCTCTGGAATCCAGAGAAAAGCAAATCCAAAGCGGAATGACTCATCATAAAGAGTATTAAGTGCTTTAGCCAGCTCAATCAACATTGCTGCTCCGCTTGCATTGTCGTTTGCGCCCGGCTTTGGATGGCATATGTGAGCTGTGAACAGAACATACGGAGGCTTCCCCACCTCTGCGTAAACAATCGGAAGAATCTGACTCTCGGAGATTAAAGT
The Thermococcus sp. 2319x1 DNA segment above includes these coding regions:
- a CDS encoding Nif3-like dinuclear metal center hexameric protein, with product MVEREKVVAFLDEYLSINSFPDKSRNGLQVEGKEEVEKIAFAVDACMDTFVKARALGADMLIVHHGLIWGGIEYVRGLVQKRLKFLLENEMNLYAAHLPLDVHLEVGNNAQLLKLLGLEPEEPFGEYNGISIGYISEFEEPKPLPLVAQILVEKLKTEYVKAYEFGVDEIKSVAVVSGRGGFAIPEAIERGVDLFITGEFLHDDYHAAKEGRLTVIAAGHYATETLGVKALMPILREKFGVKTAYIDNPTGL
- the alaS gene encoding alanine--tRNA ligase translates to MIMDMSTRMFKEEGWIRKTCKVCGKPFWTLDPDRETCGDPPCDEYEFIGNPGIPKKYTLDEMREKFLSFFERRGHGRVKRYPVLPRWRDDVLLVGASIMDFQPWVISGEADPPANPLTISQPSIRFTDIDNVGITGRHFTIFEMMAHHAFNYPGKPIYWMDETVEYAYEFFTKDLGMKGEDITFKENPWAGGGNAGPAFEVLYRGLEVATLVFMQYKLAPSDADPSQVVEIKGDKYVPMDTRVVDTGYGLERLVWMSQGTPTAYDAVLGYVIEPLKKMAGIEKIDNRILMENSKLAGMFDIEDMGDLRVLRETVAKRVGIDADELTRLVRPYELIYAIADHTKALTFMLADGVVPSNVKAGYLARLLIRKSIRHLRELGLEIPLSEIVAMHIKELHRTFPEFKEMEDVVLDIVDVEEKKYAETLNRGSGLVKREIEKLKKQGINELPLEKLILFYESHGLTPEIVREIAEKEGIKVKVPDNFYSLVAKEAEKTAKKEEEKKVVDFELVQNLPDTRTLYYEDPFMKEFDAKVLRVIDDWVVLDQTAFYPEGGGQPCDLGELNGIKVLDVQKVGKVILHKVEKPEAFKEGDTVHGKIDWQRRIQHMRHHTGTHVLMGALVRVLGKHVWQAGSQLSTDWARLDIAHYKRISEDELKEIELLANRVVMEDREVKWEWLPRTEAEQKYGFRLYQGGVVPGRIIRILNIKDWDVQACGGTHLPRTGLIGPIKILRTERIQDGVERIIFTCGEATVKEWQKEREILSKTSDVFKVSPEKLPETAERFFEEWKQARKEVEKLNKELAKLLVYELEGKVEKIGEIEFIGAVVEGDIDHLREAALSLKKPKRVVALISEDSKAVVVSVGDEIPHKAGDLIRIITKVAGGGGGGKKDLAQGKIKNVLKAKESLEELKKAL
- a CDS encoding nitrilase, giving the protein MKVGFVQMEPKLLDLNANLSKAEKLIGEAARQGAKLIVLPELFDTGYNFETKEEVEEIAQQIPDGETTQFLVEQAREHEAFIVAGTAEKDERGRLYNSAVIVGPIGWGYIGKYRKVHLFYREKLFFEPGNLGFHVFNIGIAKVGIMICFDWFFPESMRTLALKGADIVAHPANLVLPYAPRAMPIRSLENRVFSITANRIGEERGLRFIGMSQINSPKAEILLRASEDKEEVGVVEINIEEARDKKLNELNDIFKDRRPEYYAI
- a CDS encoding metallophosphoesterase encodes the protein MKNFSYDSLSLELKTSFGRTLVLADPHIAFELSRGLRVRTKFEKNLAEFIKEKDPELVIILGDIKEPLGMSRFVKKLLMEFFSEIAEYSIVITKGNHDGKIEEVTKEFRNVNVVSHFLLDDILFLHGHQNLPEVEFEKAFLGHIHPAISLRIGGNIRKVKCFFKVGDFLILPTVNPYIEGFDVREGIKMIPFLKDSSSGEAFLGDGTYIGKIELNRKA
- a CDS encoding transcriptional regulator, whose translation is MGDVYDKIEGLLRTLGFKKNELRIYRLLLEKKAPMRITEIKEELGISERSVREHVLNLYKRGVLKRELIQRGWLGYVYSAVSPSELLAKLKENVVKKINEIEKELKNDDI
- a CDS encoding DUF4910 domain-containing protein, with product MREFLKEAEVFNPENVVDYISEISKFHRIQGSKELVEAARYITEELRINGIKAELLGDSYDGEKWHLTLSSPIAWDLVYGEVEIDGNRITTSKTPLLVMAHSPAGEAEGEVVAIEREEDWEKAKGKIVIVSEKWHENYRKANEKGAIAFIAYRKGTGKAFPYIGLFLTKRDLEWAKIPAVALSEELANAVLRKLKKGEKVTAKIRVDTLISESQILPIVYAEVGKPPYVLFTAHICHPKPGANDNASGAAMLIELAKALNTLYDESFRFGFAFLWIPEHYGTQAFIEKYARLDDYYVAINLDMVGGSEDRANSTIMIIRTPLSRFSVVSGILEYYIALANSEGESFGGSPLPKMKAKSYPYEPGSDHDVFNFFGIPSVMPITWPDRFYHSSEDSVEKISKESLEIIGRAVLATALALAKGKREELERFARGFTMKYLGELSIEGDLEVAEKLVMLGLSRDSKFLGLNMGHEFAFEPWLKWTKKGIIHPRSIKQIDEKKGEELGKILEDRKISVLLHELLMLGEIMPKEEAFKALEEEYGKFEKEKLEKAVEILRALDIIVF